ACATAATCCTCCAACAATTGTGCACAAAAAGATGAGATCTATGGTGTACTTAAGACATATTAAAAAGCCATTGGATATCtgtcaaaaaattttcttctaaacATGTGAGATGCTCTCGGTAACTTTGTAGCATGAGTTAATCCTATTCATGCAGCATGCAATTCAATCATCAGAATGATAGTATCAATGACTCTAACTCCTACAGCTATAGGAGTCCTATTAACACTTCTAATAACAAAATATATTttaccaaaatatttttttttttttttttgtatactatcatcaaagttgatcttgagaaagtaaataGATTGTggctcttaagaaaaatatatCATCCTTGAAACCACAAAATCTGTAAGAAAAAAATCACAAGTTAACCATCAAAGATCCCTTTAGAAAGATTGCTTGGATAAACTCCCAAGCATGTGTAGACATTCTAGAATAAATCACTCTGGTACTCTATATAAGTTTTGGAAGATATAGTCATTCTTGAACAATCATAAACAATATAACACATTAGCTATATGTTCATTGGCTAATTATTTCCAATACAACTTGAGAagccattaaaaaaaataaaaaaagacaaCCGGTTTGAGAAGCTTTCCAAATGGTGAAATTTTCTTCACCATTCTTGCATCATCATTGAAAGTGCTTGCCAAGCTATCCTTTAAATTATTCAAAGCAAGAATATGTGATGGCACACTACCACCTCGATGAAGGTTATCAAACACTTGCTGTAGGAGTTTGTTGATGTACAGTGGACGCAAGTCCATGGAGAAGCAAATGTTTGTGCTAATAGTATTGCCAGATTGGAATCCTTGATGCAATTAGAGATCAACTAGCTTTTGATATAACCAACTCTTATAGAGCATTATGATTAAGTGGTTTGTAACTTTGACCCTtcatccaaaaaaagaaaaagaaaagaaaaccgtACAATATAACTTGtgttttaaattctctgataTAATTTGAGGCAAGAGAAGGTAGGGACTAAAAGAATTACCACTAAAGAATCTCTTACTGACAACAGTTCATTCTTGAAAGAAATTTAGAAAAGAGAATCTCACTCTGattagccaaattcaaattaagGAATAGTAAGATTACttttcttcatttcaaattaacCAAATTCCAACTTCACACACAAAAAGTCAAGCGCTTATGCAGTCTGTCGTTCTTTACTTAAAATCCACATTAATGCACATAATCATCTTGCAACAGGATTTTCATAAACATGGCTTGACATTGTCATACAGCACTATCACTAACTATAACCATCAATTCCCTAAGTTCCCATGCTCTTTAAGCGATTTGATGATGTGGTCAAGAATAAAGTTTTCCAAAAATGAGAAACAGAAGTCTGCACACAGAACCTTGAATTACAAAAATTGTCAATTACACTTGCAATTTTGTTACAATTAAGtggatttttttctttccatttgtTTTTATAATTACAATAAACACTTTCTTTAAAAGCAACTTAAAAATGATTCAAAACAATCAAAAAGCAATTAAATCTTCCGGCTGCCTGTTGTCTACCAGTTGAATATGGCAACCTCCTACAGGAACTAACCCCAAGATCAACATACCATGTAGTCTCCGAAGCAGTCATCAGACTCAGAGCAACCAAAGCAAGTAGTTGCTCAAGAAAACAGTCTTGTGTACCAGATTGATCAATATAGAAATTACCATCCAAGATTGATCAAAAGTTGAATACTCGACTGACTTCGAACACTATTTATGTCCATCATCTTGTGGTCGATAAGTAGACCAATGAACTTCCTCCAAAAACTGTCTCCCACATAACATCTGGCCTCCAAAGCAGACATTAGATTCAGAAATAAACTGCATTTGTGGTTTCTCAGGAGCACTTACTAGACTGGTCTAGTCTAAAAGTAACCATGGGAAACAGAAAGTTTTCATTAATTCATATGCTAATCCCTTTCATTTGATACTTCCACTTGGCAAGAAAGCAGTGTCCTCTCATCATTGTCATCAGTCTCAAAGTCTTCGTCTCCATAAGCCAAATCAATTACGCTTCTTTCACTTTCATTCAACTGCAATTCAGAATGTTGGCTTCCAGAATCATGTCCCACTTCACAAGAATTCTCCAACTCTATCTGCTGCAATTCTGATGCTATCAAGGAATCCATCCTTGCCCTTTCCCTGTCTCTGGGATAGGTGCGGTACAGGAAGGAGTAGATGAAGCAACAGAGTGACATGGGAATTGCTATTGCTGTGTAGAGTGCTTTGGCAAGGGAGGCAGCATTCTCTCTATCTGTCTCAACAGTGGTATTCTCGCTCGCTTCATAAGAAATTGGTTTGTACCCATAAAGATGCTCCGCCAAAATGCCAACAAGAGGAGGAGCAAATGATGATAGTACAGACTCGAAGGATCTATCCAAAGCATAGATGCTTGTTCTTGATTTCTCTGGGACAATCTCCGCAAATATAGGACTGTGTGCACCAAAGAGAAATAAATTAACAAAATGAATAGAAGGTAACATAGCATGGTAAAAGAGAGtttattttgaaagagaatgcttCAAAGGGGTTCTTTCGCTGAAAAGGACCTCAAGGAAAAGGACCTTGAAATCTTATAGTATTATGATTGAGTTTATTTTGACAGAGAATGCCTCACAAGTTGACTGCATCATTTTGCTGAAAATAGCATGGAACAAAAGAATTATTTGTTAAAAAAGGAAATCACTGATTGTGGTTCGATGTCAAGATTATATGTGTATATGTGAAGAGCCACGCAAGGGTGCCATTCCTATTTATTATCAGTGGTCCCATGGCTTTAGCCATTAACTAAAGTTGATGGCAGCATCAAATGAGATTAGCTTTTTTAATCAGCTCATTGTTACCATGTTCTTGGTACAATTCTGTCATGATCTTACTAATTCTGCTAGGAATATGGAAAGGCTTGGTAGAACAGAATTACGATGTCTTACTTGTTTGTGGCCGGACCATTCCAAGATATGCTAAATCCCATGATGAACAAGACAAGGCCGTGCACAAGTCCTGTGGAGGGGTCATCAGCTAAGACCAACATCAATAGAGTTGCAAGAGGAATGGCAGAGCCAGAGCTTATTTGGGACATGACTATCCTTCCACAATTTGGGAAACGTTTAGCTAAAACATCCCCCATCTTTCCTCCAAATAATCCACCTAGAGAATTTGCAACCACGAAAATGCCCATGAGAAATCCAGTTACCCCATGCGAGAATCCAATGAGCTCCAGCCACATAGGTGCAAATGAAAGAGCAGACCATGGAAATGAACCAGTGATCCCCTGTGCGACAATGATCTGAAATGATGGAATTTTCATAACAGCTTTGGCTTCATTAATAAGGGCCTTGGCTTCTGTCCAAACAGACTTGCGCGAAATGGCTTTGTTACCTGAACTATCATTACAAAAATGGGGATCCATTGCAAAGAGCCGAACCAAGATTCCTACAATGATGCTTATTATGCCAACCAGATGGAAAGCAATTCTCCAACCCGCAATACCCATAAATGAAGTCGATGCTAGTAGTAGTGAGAAGAAGCCACCAATGATGGAACCAACATTACCAGTCAGTTGTAGCCATCCAAAAGCCGAACCACGTGTGCCGTCATCAGTGGAGTCAGCTACAAGGGACTGGATAGCTGGGGTCACTAGGGCTAGCCCGATCCCGTTCAAGGCTCTCGAGATTGCTACCTGCACAACAATAATAGTATGAAATATGTGtaaattatatcagattatttgcaTATCgagtttttttttggggggttcATTCTGCTTTCAAGAAGCATTTAAAACATTAGATTGCTTCACAAATGGAGCAATTAAGGATTTAACCAACaagaaagcaaaaaaagaaaGTACACATATCAAAGATTATACACATATCAAAGATTTCTAGAGTAAAGCAGAGAAACTAGACTTTAGATTATACAGACGTTCCGTAGAATTGAAGACTCAAGGAGTCAAAAAAATTAAACTCCCAAGAACTGGGACAAGGCTCGATGGTTATTGATATGGTCTCCACAATTGGAAAGCTGCCAAGTTATTAATCACCTAGCAGATGAGGAAATTAGTTTGGCAAGTAGTCCCAGAAGGTGCAGCAGGAAAGGCCTTATTTGATCATTGATGGCACAATTAATACCAATTATTTGAAGTAAAACAGaaatatcaaaaccaaatcaattatGTTTCAAAACAGGCCAAGAAACCCGTTAGTCATGCTCTTCTAAACAACAGTTGATCCAAACACTATTTTCATAAATGGCAATAGATCAATTCATAAGTTAAGGGTTCTGTCTTATAGCAGCAAAACAGAAGCCGAGTCTTACGAATTAATATGAGCACTCTACCAACTAAAACCCACCCAGATGTCACTTCAGATCCTTGCAAGCTCTTGATCAGCAACTGAAACATAAAAATCCCAATAAAAGTTTCACACAAAAAAACCCTAATCGATTCCACAGAATATCCTAAACACTTAACACTTAAACCCATCAAAACAGTACCCAAGCATCACAAATATTAATAATTAACCTAACAAACCAAACTAAGATTCACTCTTTCCTGCTAAAAATCAATACTTTTGCTCAAATCCACAAAACCCGCATCCCGCCCGCCCCGATTCCAACCAAATCCAACAAAAGGGAAAGCAAAAGTGGAAAAGATCGCAGCTTTGTGGGATTCCAGACCTGGAGGAAGGTGCTGGAGAGGGCGACGAGGAAGGTGGCGGCGGCCCAGAGGAAGGCGCCGAGAGCTATGACGTGGGTCCGGTTGTAGCGGACGGCCATGTAGGTCGCGAGGGGGTAGCAAGCGGCCTGGATGATGGATCGGAGGAGGGTGAGGGAGCCCAGCCCCGTAGGGGTAGCGTGCAGCGCCGCACCCACCTCCTTGTAGACCGCCGGGAGAAGCGCCTCGTCGGCCCTCTCCATGATTCCGGCGAGGTTCACCAGTACCAGCGTCCGCCGCTCCTCCCCAGTCGACGCCATctcctcctcccccttccttcccctcTCTCGATCGATCCAAAGAGAAACAGAGCAAAGGGAGAACCAGGCGTCGTTGAGCCGTGACACGGGATCCGGGATTGGAGAAGCGGATATGTCCTTATTTTGGAGGAATATTCCTACGAGTAAAGTGACTTGTGGGGTCCGGAAACGGGACCTAGAAAAGGACCTCGCGGTTGTGAGGTTACAAAAGCTGAAAGGATGGTGGGGCCGGTCATTGGACTGTGTTGATTGGCTAAGAGTCGTGGGTTAGTATGGGAGTTCAGGATCTCGGTAGAGTTTAAAGTCGGAGGGACGGAGGAGATGGGATAAGGTGTGCGAATACGGTGTTCTTAATTGTGCCGAGTGTGTAATTAAGAAGAAGGTATTGGCTAACCCTCCCATCCCCATCCGGCCCAGTGGCAATACTGACTCGATGTGGAGCAAGCCACCTCCTCTGCTAATTCCATGTACATGGCACGTAGTCCCACATAATTTGCAACGTTGGATTGGTTCTCTAACAGTGAAGAAACACATGGTTAGAACCCTCTTCACCTAATTAGCATACCAAATATTGAGGATCATATTCCCTTGATGTTATTTGAATTTATTGGCCTTATATGAATAGGCCAGCTCGAGAGTTCTTGTATAAGTGCCCTCATGCAGGACCAAAATGGGACTAAATACAGTCCAACATGATCCTTATACTTCCGCTGTCTAATGATGGTATCAGGCTAAAAACTAAAACACAATTACAAGTTTCATCAAATTTATCCACAAACACACCAATTGATCCATGGTTAGCCTTAAATGGACTGATACTGAAATATTCCATAGTCCATATGCCACATGGGCCATGGATTAAGTCGATgctatttctaaaaaaattagttataagatattatttaatttttttttatataa
This genomic window from Elaeis guineensis isolate ETL-2024a chromosome 13, EG11, whole genome shotgun sequence contains:
- the LOC105056839 gene encoding uncharacterized protein; amino-acid sequence: MASTGEERRTLVLVNLAGIMERADEALLPAVYKEVGAALHATPTGLGSLTLLRSIIQAACYPLATYMAVRYNRTHVIALGAFLWAAATFLVALSSTFLQVAISRALNGIGLALVTPAIQSLVADSTDDGTRGSAFGWLQLTGNVGSIIGGFFSLLLASTSFMGIAGWRIAFHLVGIISIIVGILVRLFAMDPHFCNDSSGNKAISRKSVWTEAKALINEAKAVMKIPSFQIIVAQGITGSFPWSALSFAPMWLELIGFSHGVTGFLMGIFVVANSLGGLFGGKMGDVLAKRFPNCGRIVMSQISSGSAIPLATLLMLVLADDPSTGLVHGLVLFIMGFSISWNGPATNNPIFAEIVPEKSRTSIYALDRSFESVLSSFAPPLVGILAEHLYGYKPISYEASENTTVETDRENAASLAKALYTAIAIPMSLCCFIYSFLYRTYPRDRERARMDSLIASELQQIELENSCEVGHDSGSQHSELQLNESERSVIDLAYGDEDFETDDNDERTLLSCQVEVSNERD